The proteins below are encoded in one region of Scophthalmus maximus strain ysfricsl-2021 chromosome 4, ASM2237912v1, whole genome shotgun sequence:
- the kars1 gene encoding lysine--tRNA ligase isoform X2, with protein MADVTAVDGDKLSKNELKRRMKAEKKAAEKEAKVKEQVEQKKESNDQEAQNACGLDEESLDPNQYFKIRSQAIQDLKGTAEDPYPHKYHVDMSLTEFIEKYNHLQPGDQLADVVLSVSGRVHAKRASGAKLIFYDLRGECVKLQVMANSRNYKSEVDFEAINNKLRRGDIIGVRGNPGKTKKGELSIIPIEMTLLSPCLHMLPHLHFGLKDKETRFRQRYLDLILNDYVRQKFITRSKIITYLRNFLDQLGFLEIETPMMNIIPGGAVARPFVTYHNELDMNLYMRIAPELYHKMLVVGGIDRVYEIGRQFRNEGIDLTHNPEFTTCEFYMAYADYQDLMEITEKLLSGMVKHITGGYKVKYHPDGPEGQAFEIDFTPPFRRVSMTHDLEKIMGVKFPPTDSYDSDETRKFFDELCKQKGVECPPPRTTARLLDKLVGDFLEVTCINPTFICDHPQIMSPLAKWHRSQKGLTERFELFVMKKEICNSYTELNDPFRQRELFEQQAQAKAEGDDEAMFIDETFCTALEYGLPPTAGWGMGIDRLTMFLTDSNNIKEVLLFPAMKPDDNKTSAPTEGTSV; from the exons ATGGCCGACGTCACAGCGGTGGACGGAGACAAACTCAGCAAAAA TGAGTTGAAGAGACGGATGAAAGCTGAGAAgaaagcagcagagaaagaagCCAAGGTCAAAGAGCAGGTGGAGCAAAAGAAAGAGTCCAATGACCAGGAAGCGCAAAATGCCTGTGGGCTGGATGAGGAGTCTCTTGACCCAAAT CAATACTTCAAGATCCGCTCCCAGGCTATCCAGGACCTGAAGGGCACAGCGGAGGACCCGTACCCACACAAGTACCACGTAGACATGTCTCTCACAGAGTTCATTGAGAAATACAACCATCTACAGCCTGGAGACCAGCTGGCAGATGTTGTTCTCAGCGTGTCAG GCCGTGTCCATGCCAAGAGGGCTTCTGGTGCCAAGCTGATCTTCTATGACCTGCGAGGTGAATGCGTCAAGTTGCAAGTTATGGCAAACTCAAG GAACTACAAGTCTGAGGTCGACTTTGAGGCCATCAACAACAAACTACGCCGCGGTGACATTATCGGTGTTCGCGGAAACCCAGGGAAGACTAAAAAAGGGGAGTTGAGCATCATTCCCATCGAGATGACCCTGCTGTCTCCTTGTTTGCACATGCTGCCCCACCTCCATTTCGGCCTCAAAGACAAG GAAACACGATTCCGCCAGCGCTACTTGGATCTGATTCTCAATGACTACGTGAGGCAGAAGTTCATAACTCGCTCCAAAATCATCACATACCTGCGAAACTTTCTGGACCAGCTGGGATTTTTGGAG ATTGAGACACCAATGATGAACATTATTCCTGGTGGAGCGGTGGCTCGTCCATTTGTTACTTACCACAATGAGCTGGATATGAACCTGTACATGAGGATTGCTCCTGAACTCTACCACAAg ATGCTCGTGGTTGGTGGAATCGACCGAGTGTATGAGATTGGTCGGCAGTTCAGGAATGAAGGCATCGATCTTACTCATAATCCAGAGTTCACCACCTGTGAATTCTACATGGCATATGCAGATTACCAAGATTTGATGGAAATCACAGAGAAACTTCTCTCTG gaaTGGTGAAGCACATCACTGGAGGATACAAGGTGAAGTATCACCCCGACGGTCCAGAGGGACAGGCCTTTGAGATTGACTTCACTCCACCATTCAGAAGAGTGAGCATGACACACGACCTGGAGAAGATCATGGGAGTCAAATTCCCTCCTACTGACAGCTACGACAGTGATG AGACACGTAAATTCTTTGATGAGCTGTGCAAACAGAAAGGAGTTGAGTGTCCTCCACCCAGAACGACTGCCCGCCTCCTTGACAAG TTGGTTGGAGATTTCCTCGAGGTCACCTGTATCAACCCTACATTCATCTGTGATCACCCCCAAATCATGAGTCCCTTAGCAAAATG GCACAGATCGCAGAAAGGCCTGACGGAGCGTTTTGAGCTCTTTGTGATGAAGAAGGAAATCTGCAATTCGTACACTGAGTTGAATGATCCATTTAGACAGAGAGAACTTTTTGAGCAGCAAGCCCAG GCCAAAGCTGAGGGTGATGATGAGGCCATGTTCATTGATGAGACCTTCTGCACGGCACTGGAGTACGGTCTGCCACCAACTGCTGGCTGGGGGATGGGCATTGATCGGCTCACGATGTTCCTGACCGACTCCAACAACATCAAG GAGGTGTTGCTGTTCCCCGCCATGAAGCCTGACGACAATAAGACATCAGCGCCCACCGAGGGCACCTCTGTCTAA
- the kars1 gene encoding lysine--tRNA ligase isoform X1, which produces MLCLVRAARQQLCRAFGVRGQWLKCAAPHAAAVPAQIYGNRWRGDKSELKRRMKAEKKAAEKEAKVKEQVEQKKESNDQEAQNACGLDEESLDPNQYFKIRSQAIQDLKGTAEDPYPHKYHVDMSLTEFIEKYNHLQPGDQLADVVLSVSGRVHAKRASGAKLIFYDLRGECVKLQVMANSRNYKSEVDFEAINNKLRRGDIIGVRGNPGKTKKGELSIIPIEMTLLSPCLHMLPHLHFGLKDKETRFRQRYLDLILNDYVRQKFITRSKIITYLRNFLDQLGFLEIETPMMNIIPGGAVARPFVTYHNELDMNLYMRIAPELYHKMLVVGGIDRVYEIGRQFRNEGIDLTHNPEFTTCEFYMAYADYQDLMEITEKLLSGMVKHITGGYKVKYHPDGPEGQAFEIDFTPPFRRVSMTHDLEKIMGVKFPPTDSYDSDETRKFFDELCKQKGVECPPPRTTARLLDKLVGDFLEVTCINPTFICDHPQIMSPLAKWHRSQKGLTERFELFVMKKEICNSYTELNDPFRQRELFEQQAQAKAEGDDEAMFIDETFCTALEYGLPPTAGWGMGIDRLTMFLTDSNNIKEVLLFPAMKPDDNKTSAPTEGTSV; this is translated from the exons ATGCTGTGTCTGGTCAGAGCAGCCAGGCAGCAGCTGTGCCGGGCCTTTGGTGTCAGGGGACAGTGGTTAAAATGTGCAGCCCCACATGCAGCTGCAGTCCCAGCTCAAATTTACGGGAACCGATGGAGAGGTGACAAAAG TGAGTTGAAGAGACGGATGAAAGCTGAGAAgaaagcagcagagaaagaagCCAAGGTCAAAGAGCAGGTGGAGCAAAAGAAAGAGTCCAATGACCAGGAAGCGCAAAATGCCTGTGGGCTGGATGAGGAGTCTCTTGACCCAAAT CAATACTTCAAGATCCGCTCCCAGGCTATCCAGGACCTGAAGGGCACAGCGGAGGACCCGTACCCACACAAGTACCACGTAGACATGTCTCTCACAGAGTTCATTGAGAAATACAACCATCTACAGCCTGGAGACCAGCTGGCAGATGTTGTTCTCAGCGTGTCAG GCCGTGTCCATGCCAAGAGGGCTTCTGGTGCCAAGCTGATCTTCTATGACCTGCGAGGTGAATGCGTCAAGTTGCAAGTTATGGCAAACTCAAG GAACTACAAGTCTGAGGTCGACTTTGAGGCCATCAACAACAAACTACGCCGCGGTGACATTATCGGTGTTCGCGGAAACCCAGGGAAGACTAAAAAAGGGGAGTTGAGCATCATTCCCATCGAGATGACCCTGCTGTCTCCTTGTTTGCACATGCTGCCCCACCTCCATTTCGGCCTCAAAGACAAG GAAACACGATTCCGCCAGCGCTACTTGGATCTGATTCTCAATGACTACGTGAGGCAGAAGTTCATAACTCGCTCCAAAATCATCACATACCTGCGAAACTTTCTGGACCAGCTGGGATTTTTGGAG ATTGAGACACCAATGATGAACATTATTCCTGGTGGAGCGGTGGCTCGTCCATTTGTTACTTACCACAATGAGCTGGATATGAACCTGTACATGAGGATTGCTCCTGAACTCTACCACAAg ATGCTCGTGGTTGGTGGAATCGACCGAGTGTATGAGATTGGTCGGCAGTTCAGGAATGAAGGCATCGATCTTACTCATAATCCAGAGTTCACCACCTGTGAATTCTACATGGCATATGCAGATTACCAAGATTTGATGGAAATCACAGAGAAACTTCTCTCTG gaaTGGTGAAGCACATCACTGGAGGATACAAGGTGAAGTATCACCCCGACGGTCCAGAGGGACAGGCCTTTGAGATTGACTTCACTCCACCATTCAGAAGAGTGAGCATGACACACGACCTGGAGAAGATCATGGGAGTCAAATTCCCTCCTACTGACAGCTACGACAGTGATG AGACACGTAAATTCTTTGATGAGCTGTGCAAACAGAAAGGAGTTGAGTGTCCTCCACCCAGAACGACTGCCCGCCTCCTTGACAAG TTGGTTGGAGATTTCCTCGAGGTCACCTGTATCAACCCTACATTCATCTGTGATCACCCCCAAATCATGAGTCCCTTAGCAAAATG GCACAGATCGCAGAAAGGCCTGACGGAGCGTTTTGAGCTCTTTGTGATGAAGAAGGAAATCTGCAATTCGTACACTGAGTTGAATGATCCATTTAGACAGAGAGAACTTTTTGAGCAGCAAGCCCAG GCCAAAGCTGAGGGTGATGATGAGGCCATGTTCATTGATGAGACCTTCTGCACGGCACTGGAGTACGGTCTGCCACCAACTGCTGGCTGGGGGATGGGCATTGATCGGCTCACGATGTTCCTGACCGACTCCAACAACATCAAG GAGGTGTTGCTGTTCCCCGCCATGAAGCCTGACGACAATAAGACATCAGCGCCCACCGAGGGCACCTCTGTCTAA
- the gcshb gene encoding glycine cleavage system protein H (aminomethyl carrier), b: protein MAMRTALRCLSSNFSCRLPHLSSAAQPPATRLLWSSGSPRALSTTSVLSTGLKFTEKHEWVKVEGGTGTVGISSYAQEALGDVVYCGLPEVGQRLEQMEEFGALESVKAASELYSPLTGEITEINKELTENPGLVNKACYAEGWLIKMTIEKPEELEGLMDQAGYDKFIKSLEE from the exons ATGGCGATGAGAACAGCGCTGCGGTGCCTCTCCAGCAACTTTTCCTGCAGacttcctcatctctcctcgGCGGCGCAGCCTCCTGCGACTCGCCTGCTGTGGAGCAGCGGCTCTCCGCGGGCGCTGAGCACCACCTCGGTGCTGTCCACAG GACTGAAGTTCACAGAGAAGCACGAGTGGGTGAAGGTAGAGGGTGGAACTGGCACAGTTGGTATCAGCAGTTATGCTCAG GAAGCATTAGGTGATGTGGTGTACTGTGGACTCCCTGAAGTTGGCCAAAGACTTGAACAAATGG aggaGTTTGGTGCTTTGGAAAGTGTAAAGGCTGCCAGTGAGCTGTACTCACCACTGACTGGAGAAATAACTGAAATCAACAAGGAGCTCACAGAGAATCCTGGACTGGTGAATAAAGCCTGCTACGCAGAGG GCTGGCTAATCAAGATGACGATTGAGAAACCTGAAGAACTTGAGGGCCTCATGGATCAAGCTGGATATGACAAATTTATTAAGTCACTTGAAGAATAA